Proteins found in one Actinokineospora alba genomic segment:
- a CDS encoding STAS domain-containing protein, which translates to MDLRLEAPPAAGVMMVAIGGEVDLVAAGVLERFLLGAVAEQRSAAPGLIVDLSDAEFFGCAGLNALLTAQRRIEAGGGWLRLVDPSPAVARVLDVEGMNTRLRVTAS; encoded by the coding sequence GTGGACCTTCGGTTGGAGGCGCCGCCCGCGGCCGGGGTCATGATGGTCGCCATCGGCGGCGAGGTCGACCTGGTCGCCGCGGGTGTGCTGGAGCGTTTCCTGCTCGGCGCCGTCGCGGAGCAGCGCAGCGCCGCCCCCGGGCTGATCGTCGACCTGTCCGACGCCGAGTTCTTCGGCTGCGCCGGACTCAACGCGCTGCTCACCGCCCAGCGCCGGATCGAGGCCGGTGGCGGCTGGCTGCGCCTGGTCGACCCCTCGCCCGCGGTGGCCCGGGTGCTCGACGTCGAGGGCATGAACACCCGGCTGCGGGTCACGGCTTCCTGA
- a CDS encoding ankyrin repeat domain-containing protein, translated as MYERSPHKVTEFAGPVDEFLAHACLVYGGDTPDRLARAQALLSADPEIAKANIFTMAVLSDAEGVAAALAVDPGLASRQRGPFDWEPLLYLTYSRLPGGDPVAAARLLLDAGADPNAGYLWEGNCPPFTALTGVFGEGEDAVNRPRHHAELPLARLLLDRGADPNDGQTLYNRMFGADDGHLRLLFEFGLGTGDGGPWRTRVPRQASPAEMLHDVLLWAAAHDQRARVELLLAHGVPPEAPFRGHPLHEGRSAHDLAVRSGNREIAALLEAAGAVPTRLDEVDQVVADAMAGLPVHAPPSVVAQAIARDPYAVVRAAELGKGDAARILVGAGFDVNAAECETALHQAAFAGNLDLVRLLLDLGADQSIMDTSFGSTPLGWAEHNRRDQVAAFLRSDQP; from the coding sequence ATGTACGAGCGGTCCCCGCACAAGGTCACCGAGTTCGCCGGTCCGGTCGACGAGTTCCTCGCCCACGCCTGCCTGGTCTACGGCGGCGACACCCCCGACCGGCTCGCCCGCGCCCAGGCCCTCTTGTCGGCCGACCCGGAGATCGCCAAGGCGAACATCTTCACCATGGCGGTCCTCTCCGACGCCGAGGGCGTGGCCGCCGCACTGGCCGTCGACCCCGGTCTCGCGAGCCGCCAGCGCGGACCGTTCGACTGGGAACCCTTGCTGTACCTGACGTACTCGCGGCTGCCCGGCGGCGACCCGGTGGCGGCGGCCCGGCTGCTGCTGGACGCGGGCGCCGACCCGAACGCGGGCTACCTGTGGGAGGGCAACTGCCCGCCTTTCACCGCCCTGACCGGTGTCTTCGGCGAGGGCGAGGACGCGGTCAACCGACCCCGCCACCACGCCGAGCTGCCGCTGGCCCGGCTGCTGCTCGACCGGGGAGCCGACCCCAACGACGGCCAGACGCTCTACAACCGCATGTTCGGCGCCGACGACGGACACCTGCGGCTGCTCTTCGAGTTCGGCCTGGGCACCGGCGACGGCGGTCCATGGCGCACCCGCGTGCCCCGGCAGGCGAGCCCGGCCGAGATGCTGCACGACGTGCTGCTCTGGGCCGCCGCGCACGACCAGCGCGCCCGGGTCGAGCTGCTGCTCGCGCACGGCGTGCCGCCCGAGGCTCCGTTCCGAGGCCACCCGCTGCACGAAGGACGCAGTGCGCATGACCTCGCGGTCCGTTCGGGCAACCGTGAGATCGCCGCGCTGTTGGAAGCCGCCGGTGCGGTGCCGACCCGACTCGATGAGGTCGACCAGGTTGTCGCCGACGCGATGGCGGGTCTTCCCGTCCACGCGCCGCCTTCGGTTGTCGCCCAAGCCATCGCGCGCGACCCGTACGCCGTCGTGCGGGCCGCTGAGCTCGGAAAGGGCGACGCGGCAAGGATTCTGGTCGGCGCCGGATTCGACGTCAACGCCGCGGAGTGCGAGACCGCGCTGCACCAGGCCGCGTTCGCCGGAAACCTGGACCTGGTCCGGCTGCTGCTCGACCTGGGCGCCGATCAGTCCATAATGGACACGTCATTCGGGTCGACCCCGCTGGGCTGGGCGGAGCACAACAGGCGGGACCAGG